The following are encoded together in the Thalassomonas haliotis genome:
- the purN gene encoding phosphoribosylglycinamide formyltransferase — MSSRILVLISGSGSNLQALLDASRADDYPGEVVAVIANKADAYGLTRAENAGVDAIALSHTSFGSREAYDQALIEKIDAYQPDLVVLAGFMRILTPGFVQHYSGKLLNIHPSLLPKYQGLNTHQRAIDAGDREHGVSVHFVTEELDGGPVILQAKVPVFPEDQASDLASRVHEQEHRIYPLVVKWFCQQRLCMLNDQALLDNQPLPLSGYASDE; from the coding sequence ATGTCTAGTCGAATTCTGGTGTTAATTTCAGGCAGCGGCAGCAATTTACAGGCCCTGCTGGATGCCAGTCGCGCCGATGACTATCCCGGTGAAGTGGTGGCGGTCATTGCCAACAAGGCTGACGCTTACGGTTTAACCCGGGCGGAAAATGCCGGTGTTGATGCCATCGCTTTATCCCATACCAGCTTTGGTTCCAGGGAAGCTTATGATCAGGCATTAATTGAGAAAATTGACGCCTATCAGCCGGACCTGGTAGTGTTGGCCGGGTTTATGCGGATCTTGACCCCGGGCTTTGTTCAACATTATTCTGGAAAATTATTGAACATTCATCCATCTTTGTTGCCCAAGTACCAGGGATTAAATACCCACCAACGCGCAATCGATGCCGGCGACAGGGAACATGGGGTCAGTGTCCATTTTGTTACCGAAGAGCTTGATGGCGGTCCGGTTATATTACAGGCAAAAGTTCCGGTATTTCCCGAAGACCAGGCAAGTGATCTCGCCAGCCGAGTCCACGAACAGGAACACCGCATCTATCCATTAGTGGTGAAATGGTTCTGCCAGCAAAGATTGTGCATGTTAAATGATCAGGCGCTGCTCGATAATCAGCCTTTACCTTTATCGGGTTACGCCAGCGACGAGTAA
- the purM gene encoding phosphoribosylformylglycinamidine cyclo-ligase: MSEQKQSLSYKDAGVDIDAGNALVENIKGAVKRTTRPEVMGGLGGFGSVCQLPAGYKEPVLVAGTDGVGTKLRLAIDLEKHDTVGIDLVAMCVNDLIVQGAEPLFFLDYYATAKLDVDVASNVVSGIAEGCIQAGCALVGGETAEMPGMYHKGDYDIAGFCVGVAEKSRLLDGSKVAAGDQLIALGASGPHSNGYSLVRKVLEVNNTDTNELLDGKAIGEHLLTPTKIYVKSVLALLKEVEVHALSHITGGGFWENIPRVLPQNTKAVINKASWQWPQIFNWLQEKGNISEHEMYRTFNCGVGMIIAVPSDKLEASQEILKAQGENAWHIGAIDNASAGEEQVAMNEG, from the coding sequence GTGAGCGAACAAAAACAGTCCTTAAGTTATAAAGATGCTGGTGTAGATATAGATGCAGGCAATGCATTGGTCGAGAACATTAAGGGGGCTGTTAAACGCACAACACGCCCTGAGGTAATGGGGGGTTTGGGGGGCTTCGGCTCAGTATGCCAACTACCTGCAGGTTATAAAGAGCCGGTACTGGTTGCCGGTACCGATGGCGTCGGCACTAAATTACGCCTGGCAATAGACTTAGAAAAGCACGATACCGTGGGCATCGACCTGGTGGCTATGTGTGTCAACGACCTGATTGTTCAGGGCGCCGAACCATTATTCTTCCTTGATTATTACGCCACCGCCAAGCTTGACGTTGACGTCGCCTCTAATGTCGTCAGCGGCATTGCCGAAGGCTGTATCCAGGCAGGTTGTGCCTTGGTTGGTGGTGAAACCGCAGAAATGCCGGGCATGTACCACAAAGGCGATTACGATATCGCCGGTTTCTGTGTCGGTGTTGCCGAAAAATCCCGCCTGCTTGACGGCAGCAAGGTTGCCGCAGGCGATCAGCTGATTGCCTTAGGCGCCTCAGGGCCGCATTCCAACGGTTATTCCCTGGTGCGTAAAGTGCTGGAAGTGAACAACACGGATACCAACGAATTATTAGACGGCAAAGCCATCGGCGAGCACTTACTGACACCGACCAAGATTTATGTCAAATCTGTACTGGCGTTATTAAAAGAAGTCGAAGTGCACGCCCTGTCCCATATTACCGGCGGTGGCTTCTGGGAAAATATCCCCCGGGTATTGCCACAAAATACCAAGGCTGTGATCAACAAAGCTTCCTGGCAGTGGCCGCAAATTTTCAACTGGTTGCAGGAAAAGGGCAATATCAGCGAACATGAAATGTACCGCACCTTTAACTGCGGCGTTGGTATGATCATCGCCGTGCCAAGCGACAAGCTTGAAGCCAGCCAGGAAATCCTTAAGGCACAAGGTGAAAATGCCTGGCATATCGGCGCTATCGACAACGCCAGCGCCGGTGAAGAACAAGTTGCAATGAACGAGGGCTAA
- a CDS encoding DUF3108 domain-containing protein codes for MLKKLYPLFVAALCPSVWAFAGESATKDIAVKPFTASYSIIHKDDPVGTASRQLSYQDDGSARYSYSTDIEWLIFSDTRKESSIVQLKDNKVIPKHYKYDREGTGRNKHYEWQYDVAGNSAFDVKEQQAIKADFSQNLQDPLSYHLQNRLNLLAHPEQKHFVYPVIKSSGKIKNYVYQYDGEEELLLPYGIIKTVKFKREVVDKKRITYAWFAPELDYLLVKLFQVKAGVKQFEAQLTELKVDGKVVTASLPSNEKQPH; via the coding sequence ATGTTGAAAAAATTATATCCTTTGTTTGTAGCGGCGCTGTGTCCGTCCGTTTGGGCCTTTGCCGGCGAGTCAGCGACAAAGGATATAGCAGTAAAACCTTTTACTGCCTCCTACAGCATTATTCACAAAGACGACCCCGTGGGCACTGCCAGCCGCCAGCTAAGCTACCAGGATGATGGCAGCGCCCGCTACAGCTACAGCACAGATATTGAATGGCTGATCTTTTCTGATACCAGAAAAGAGTCATCTATTGTCCAACTCAAAGATAACAAGGTTATCCCCAAACATTATAAGTACGACCGGGAAGGGACCGGCCGCAACAAGCACTATGAATGGCAATATGATGTTGCCGGCAACAGTGCTTTTGATGTTAAAGAGCAGCAGGCAATCAAGGCTGATTTTAGCCAAAACCTGCAAGATCCCTTAAGTTATCATTTGCAAAATCGCCTTAACTTATTGGCCCACCCCGAACAAAAACATTTTGTTTATCCGGTGATCAAAAGCTCAGGTAAAATCAAAAACTATGTATACCAGTACGACGGCGAAGAAGAATTACTGCTGCCTTACGGCATAATAAAAACGGTAAAGTTCAAGCGGGAAGTGGTGGACAAAAAACGCATTACCTATGCCTGGTTTGCTCCTGAACTGGACTACCTGCTGGTAAAACTTTTCCAGGTTAAAGCCGGGGTTAAACAATTTGAAGCCCAATTGACGGAGTTAAAGGTAGACGGCAAAGTCGTTACCGCTTCCCTGCCCTCAAACGAAAAGCAACCCCATTGA
- a CDS encoding DUF2066 domain-containing protein: MPFLLSTAAAAVEVKDLYQAKVPVNSQAKAERNRALKQALRAVIVKVSGQEAVVDNDLVKQAVAKPQQYLSQYTYERVASYSAKNEAVKNKLVLQAVFDENKINALFQQADLSLWGNLRPQVLLWLIEEQGLSRSILSSSSRSPLPDIATDYARQRGLPVIMPLMDLTDASQIQISDIWGRFAEPLRAASSRYYPEAIVVIRVSNSSLLSNIPQGEDEKDCILCQENNLILDWSLLTDNQVFGERRQSNDAGKLIEQALAEITQTIYQGYAQSPSNDNELLLDVANVDSLQTYMAVSQFLEKLSSVQSVRLVSARGTNRRFSLSLLGGRQALLASLKLNKLLQQHIDPLAEVRPDDVPVFYWGKS; this comes from the coding sequence TTGCCCTTTTTATTATCAACCGCGGCGGCTGCGGTTGAAGTCAAAGATTTATACCAGGCAAAGGTGCCTGTGAACTCCCAGGCGAAAGCCGAAAGAAACCGTGCATTAAAACAGGCATTGCGCGCGGTAATTGTTAAAGTTTCCGGCCAGGAAGCCGTGGTAGATAATGATCTGGTTAAGCAGGCGGTGGCCAAGCCCCAGCAATACCTGAGTCAATATACTTATGAACGGGTAGCCTCTTATTCCGCCAAAAATGAAGCGGTGAAAAATAAACTGGTATTACAGGCGGTTTTTGATGAGAACAAGATCAATGCCTTGTTCCAGCAGGCGGATTTATCCTTGTGGGGCAATTTACGTCCCCAGGTATTATTGTGGTTAATTGAAGAGCAGGGGCTGTCGCGCAGCATCTTATCTTCTTCTTCGCGCTCGCCATTACCTGATATTGCCACCGATTACGCCCGGCAAAGGGGCTTGCCGGTGATTATGCCGTTAATGGATTTAACCGATGCCAGCCAAATTCAAATTTCCGATATCTGGGGACGTTTTGCCGAGCCGTTGCGTGCCGCATCGAGCCGTTATTACCCGGAAGCCATAGTGGTTATTCGGGTATCCAACTCCAGTTTGTTGTCGAACATCCCGCAAGGCGAAGATGAAAAAGACTGTATCTTGTGCCAGGAAAATAACCTGATACTGGACTGGAGTTTGCTGACGGATAACCAGGTGTTTGGCGAGCGGCGCCAGAGCAACGATGCCGGGAAATTAATTGAACAAGCCCTGGCGGAGATCACCCAGACCATTTATCAGGGGTATGCCCAGTCGCCGTCTAACGATAACGAGTTGCTGCTGGATGTCGCCAATGTCGACTCTTTACAAACCTATATGGCGGTATCGCAGTTTCTGGAAAAACTATCTTCGGTACAATCGGTGCGCCTGGTCAGTGCCCGCGGCACAAACCGCAGATTCAGTTTGAGTCTGCTCGGCGGCAGGCAGGCGCTGCTGGCTTCCCTTAAACTCAATAAATTGTTGCAACAGCATATAGATCCGCTGGCGGAAGTTCGCCCGGACGATGTCCCGGTTTTTTATTGGGGTAAGTCATGA
- a CDS encoding nuclear transport factor 2 family protein encodes MSLPIETCLQQWHDVVKHQDMALLNDILADEVEFHSPTVWKPKEGKQITAYILKTVMGIFQDFTYHRQFISGNSVVLEFSAMVAGKNIKGIDMIRWNDQGKIEHFEVMLRPLNGLQAMLEIMTADLQKAGFVAKD; translated from the coding sequence ATGAGTTTACCAATTGAAACTTGCCTGCAGCAGTGGCATGACGTGGTTAAACATCAGGATATGGCGCTATTAAATGATATCCTGGCGGATGAGGTGGAGTTTCATTCCCCCACGGTATGGAAACCTAAAGAAGGCAAGCAAATTACCGCCTATATCTTAAAGACCGTAATGGGTATTTTTCAGGATTTTACCTATCACCGCCAGTTTATTTCCGGCAACAGCGTGGTGCTGGAGTTTTCCGCTATGGTGGCGGGGAAAAATATCAAAGGTATAGATATGATCCGCTGGAATGACCAGGGGAAAATCGAGCACTTTGAAGTCATGCTCAGGCCGTTAAACGGTTTGCAGGCGATGCTGGAAATCATGACGGCAGATTTGCAAAAAGCCGGTTTTGTGGCTAAAGACTAG
- a CDS encoding class II glutamine amidotransferase, producing the protein MCELLAMSANVPTDICFSFTGLMQRGGNTGPHKDGWGVTFYEGKGCRSFKDPMPSAHSPIARLVTEYPIKSEAVICHIRQANSGAVCLENTHPFTRQMWGKNWTYAHNGQLKDFIETFPVKLHLPVGTTDSEHAFCWILDQIHYQFGDRQPPACELFAFIATLSERINQYGVFNVIITDGESLFAFCSNNLHWITRRAPFGRASLIDAEMLVDFKQETSDKDIVTVIATQPLTDDETWHKMSPGQWQLFCLGESVACGQMAVAKTSKAE; encoded by the coding sequence ATGTGTGAACTGCTCGCTATGAGTGCAAACGTGCCCACCGATATCTGTTTCAGTTTTACCGGCCTAATGCAGCGGGGCGGTAATACCGGTCCCCATAAAGATGGCTGGGGGGTGACTTTTTATGAGGGCAAAGGTTGCCGCAGTTTTAAAGACCCTATGCCCAGCGCCCATTCTCCCATTGCCCGGCTGGTAACGGAATACCCGATCAAAAGTGAAGCGGTGATTTGCCATATCCGTCAGGCCAACTCCGGTGCGGTCTGTTTGGAAAATACCCATCCCTTTACCCGGCAAATGTGGGGCAAAAACTGGACTTATGCCCATAACGGCCAGTTAAAGGACTTTATCGAGACTTTCCCGGTTAAGCTGCATTTACCTGTAGGGACCACAGACAGTGAACATGCCTTTTGCTGGATACTGGATCAAATTCATTATCAGTTTGGTGATCGTCAGCCGCCAGCCTGTGAATTATTTGCTTTTATCGCTACTTTGAGTGAACGCATCAACCAATACGGGGTATTTAATGTCATCATCACAGACGGTGAAAGTCTGTTTGCCTTTTGCTCGAATAATTTACACTGGATCACCCGCCGGGCGCCTTTTGGCAGGGCCAGTTTAATTGATGCCGAAATGTTGGTGGATTTTAAGCAGGAAACCAGCGATAAAGATATTGTGACGGTTATTGCCACCCAGCCGCTGACGGATGATGAAACCTGGCATAAAATGTCGCCGGGGCAGTGGCAATTATTTTGTCTGGGCGAGTCTGTTGCTTGTGGGCAAATGGCTGTTGCTAAAACCAGTAAAGCGGAATAG
- the fumC gene encoding class II fumarate hydratase, producing MISYRIESDSFGELPVPDDKYYGAQTARSLINFAIGDETLPKPLIRALGVVKQAAAQVNMDFGLLPKALGEVIVAAAAEVAAGELDHHFPLSVWQTGSGTQSNMNSNEVIANRAIEMLGGEKGSKTPVHPNDHCNMGQSSNDTFPTAMHIAAVEEINLGLIPALHGLKDALKKKSIAFEHLVKIGRTHMQDATPLTLGQEFSGYHAQLDHGIRRVEAVLPALYQLAQGGTAVGTGLNAMAGFDVKFARQVAKITQFPFVSADNKFEALAAHDALVEASGALNTLAVSLMKIANDIRLLGSGPRCGIGEICLPENEPGSSIMPGKVNPTQCEALTMIAAQVMGNHTCISIAGANGHFQLNVFKPVMIYNLLQSIRLLGDGCVSFTEKCVNGISANEQRINELRDRSLMLVTALNPHIGYDNAAKIAKKAHQEGTSLLDAALALKLLTKEQFEAWVVPEKMTGNGGDKP from the coding sequence ATGATTTCATACCGAATCGAAAGTGATTCCTTTGGTGAGTTACCCGTCCCTGACGACAAATACTATGGCGCGCAAACCGCCCGGTCATTAATTAATTTTGCCATTGGTGATGAAACCTTGCCTAAGCCGTTAATCAGGGCTTTGGGGGTAGTGAAACAGGCCGCGGCCCAGGTGAATATGGATTTTGGTCTTTTGCCGAAAGCCCTTGGCGAAGTGATCGTCGCCGCAGCTGCAGAGGTCGCCGCGGGGGAGCTTGACCATCACTTTCCCTTGTCGGTTTGGCAAACCGGCTCAGGTACGCAAAGTAATATGAATAGCAACGAAGTGATCGCCAACCGCGCCATCGAAATGCTTGGCGGCGAAAAGGGGTCAAAAACACCGGTGCACCCGAATGATCACTGTAATATGGGACAATCATCCAATGATACTTTTCCTACGGCAATGCATATTGCTGCTGTCGAAGAAATCAACTTAGGTTTGATACCGGCGCTGCACGGTTTAAAAGATGCGCTGAAAAAGAAATCCATTGCTTTTGAGCATCTGGTCAAAATCGGCCGCACCCATATGCAGGACGCAACTCCTTTGACCCTGGGACAGGAATTTTCAGGATATCATGCACAGCTGGATCATGGCATACGCAGAGTTGAAGCTGTACTGCCGGCCTTGTATCAGCTTGCCCAGGGAGGCACGGCGGTGGGCACCGGGCTCAATGCCATGGCGGGGTTCGATGTTAAGTTTGCCCGCCAGGTCGCGAAAATTACTCAATTCCCTTTTGTCAGCGCCGATAACAAGTTTGAAGCTTTAGCTGCTCATGATGCCCTGGTAGAAGCCAGCGGTGCGTTAAATACCCTGGCGGTGAGTTTGATGAAAATTGCCAATGACATCCGCTTGCTTGGCTCAGGTCCCCGTTGCGGCATAGGGGAAATTTGTTTGCCGGAAAATGAACCCGGCTCATCCATTATGCCGGGTAAGGTCAACCCGACCCAGTGCGAGGCATTAACTATGATTGCCGCCCAGGTGATGGGCAACCATACCTGTATCAGTATTGCCGGTGCTAACGGGCATTTTCAATTGAATGTTTTTAAACCGGTGATGATTTATAACCTGCTGCAATCTATCCGTTTATTGGGAGACGGCTGTGTCAGTTTCACCGAGAAATGCGTTAACGGTATCAGTGCCAATGAGCAAAGAATCAATGAATTGAGGGATCGCTCTTTGATGCTGGTGACGGCACTCAATCCACACATAGGTTATGACAATGCCGCTAAAATTGCCAAAAAAGCCCACCAGGAGGGGACAAGTTTGCTGGATGCGGCCCTGGCGCTTAAATTGCTGACAAAAGAGCAATTTGAGGCCTGGGTAGTGCCTGAAAAGATGACAGGTAATGGCGGTGATAAACCCTAA